A single Leptospira biflexa serovar Patoc strain 'Patoc 1 (Paris)' DNA region contains:
- a CDS encoding methyl-accepting chemotaxis protein, whose translation MSIKKKIIFNSLAVISVIIAGILIVLSMVVRSTLLHNLEEDTTYISSKIISDISHTLKSPLNKTFAFRKSYENRNLTSRAESIQYLKALIKEKDIAFATYCAFEPNAFDGKDASYRNTPNHDGSGRFIPYVFRDGDKIFTEALKDLDDPIQGEFYQKPKATLNTSITSPYIYKAGNSEIFIVSIMEPILRDGKFIGISGIDISLTTIKSYLDSLKFADGEGKITLISDNHLVLYDGFTQLSEGLDFRSAADPHFYDRIKNKDTSIYEFNDYFHVAVPITIIEKNNPWFARISVPKSQIQSTLNSIILITIGLGIVGVALSILSIYYSFQRLVDRRIQSINSSTEKVASGDLRQLIKIDQIDELGSIMVSLNQMIEHLRKLIRIAQKSSGNISETTGKIQNTITELTDLAQNQAASSEEASATVEELNASSETIHSNVLSAVENTETIHQSLGDIQNLMKKILEKVNTFGEISVRANKNAEEGRSMAKETSLAIREIQEKSKTITAFSNVISDIAKRTGLLALNAAIEAARAGESGKGFAVVAEEITKLASQSAESVSQINTLSQEALDSIERGNQQVERLVEVLKKITDEVSLIFLSSNEIGPLIEDQSSRTESIYTEVVEITEQVKSIQLSTEEQQRATNELANMTINISNGSQVLSDQSSSMAENAERLGQVINTLDELLKTFRIEKDIDLES comes from the coding sequence ATGTCGATTAAAAAGAAAATTATATTCAATTCACTAGCTGTGATATCCGTCATCATCGCAGGAATTCTCATCGTACTTTCTATGGTAGTCAGGTCTACCCTTCTCCACAATTTGGAAGAAGACACAACTTACATTTCATCCAAAATTATCAGTGATATTTCCCATACCCTCAAATCACCCTTGAACAAAACCTTTGCCTTTCGAAAATCTTATGAAAACAGAAACCTCACCTCAAGGGCAGAATCCATACAATACTTAAAGGCTCTCATCAAGGAAAAAGACATCGCTTTTGCGACCTATTGTGCTTTTGAACCCAATGCTTTTGATGGCAAGGATGCTTCCTATCGAAATACGCCGAATCATGATGGATCAGGGAGATTCATTCCCTATGTCTTCCGTGATGGGGACAAAATTTTTACCGAAGCACTCAAAGATCTAGATGATCCCATCCAAGGTGAATTTTACCAAAAACCAAAAGCAACTTTGAATACGAGCATTACCTCACCTTATATCTATAAAGCGGGGAATTCGGAAATTTTCATTGTTTCCATCATGGAACCAATCTTACGTGATGGAAAATTCATCGGAATCTCCGGGATTGACATTAGTCTAACTACGATTAAATCCTATTTGGATTCACTTAAATTTGCTGATGGGGAAGGCAAAATCACTCTCATCTCTGACAACCATTTGGTTTTGTATGACGGTTTCACACAACTTTCTGAGGGTTTGGATTTTCGATCCGCGGCGGATCCCCATTTTTATGATCGAATCAAAAATAAAGACACAAGTATTTATGAATTTAATGATTACTTCCATGTCGCAGTACCCATAACCATCATTGAAAAAAACAATCCATGGTTTGCCCGTATCTCGGTTCCAAAATCACAAATCCAATCCACTCTCAATTCGATTATTTTGATAACCATTGGTTTAGGCATCGTTGGAGTTGCACTTTCAATTCTATCCATCTATTACAGTTTCCAAAGATTAGTCGATCGACGGATCCAATCAATCAATTCCTCAACGGAGAAAGTTGCTTCTGGGGACTTACGGCAACTCATCAAAATTGACCAAATAGATGAGTTAGGAAGTATCATGGTTTCTTTAAATCAGATGATCGAACATTTGAGAAAACTAATTCGTATTGCCCAAAAATCTTCTGGGAATATCAGCGAAACCACAGGAAAAATACAAAACACAATCACAGAGCTCACCGATTTAGCGCAAAACCAAGCAGCATCCTCCGAAGAAGCAAGTGCCACCGTTGAAGAACTCAATGCTTCCTCTGAAACGATCCACAGTAATGTACTCAGTGCCGTAGAAAACACTGAAACCATACATCAGTCGTTAGGTGATATTCAAAACTTAATGAAAAAAATTCTAGAAAAAGTAAATACTTTTGGGGAAATTTCAGTTAGAGCGAACAAAAATGCGGAGGAAGGCCGTAGCATGGCAAAAGAGACTTCACTTGCCATCCGAGAAATCCAAGAAAAATCCAAAACCATCACTGCTTTTTCGAATGTAATCTCTGATATCGCCAAACGAACCGGCTTACTCGCATTAAACGCGGCGATCGAAGCTGCAAGAGCAGGTGAATCTGGAAAGGGATTTGCCGTGGTAGCAGAAGAGATCACAAAACTAGCAAGCCAATCAGCAGAATCAGTCTCACAGATCAATACCCTATCCCAAGAAGCATTGGATTCCATAGAACGAGGGAACCAACAAGTGGAACGATTGGTTGAGGTTTTGAAAAAAATTACAGATGAAGTATCCCTGATCTTTTTATCTTCCAATGAAATTGGTCCCTTAATCGAAGACCAAAGTTCTCGCACTGAGAGTATCTATACCGAAGTGGTGGAGATCACAGAACAAGTGAAGTCCATCCAACTATCCACAGAAGAACAACAAAGGGCAACGAACGAACTTGCAAACATGACCATCAATATTTCCAATGGTTCGCAAGTTTTGTCTGACCAGTCCTCTTCGATGGCAGAAAATGCAGAACGATTAGGACAAGTGATCAATACTTTGGATGAATTGCTGAAGACCTTTCGCATTGAAAAGGATATAGATTTAGAAAGTTAA
- a CDS encoding M61 family metallopeptidase, with protein sequence MGKELEGKTISLEEQSKPALKLQFEVSIFDIYKHYYQVRLFVETNQKEITFCLPSWTPGSYMIRDYATHLHKFNVQNTITKETVSWEMVDLHRWKLNQVPPKFEISYIIYAFEDFTVRTNYLETEFGFINPPALFLYPEGKLDTPMSVEFKVSELFPNVYCSLPRDENNPHQFYADHFDELFDSPFQLSKKNSVFFSAGTTKHELLIEGDVPFDFKTKLTNDLQKIAETQIQWMGESPNLYYLFVLNLSLPAYGGLEHKASSINYFNPELIHDDEEYKRLLELLSHEYFHLWNIKRIRPLALGPFDYQKPNLTRELWIAEGFTSFYDAYFLFHSGFLSIEDYLNKLQSDIFSLEDNEADFWMSLEESSFTAWTKYYKRNGNSHNITVSYYTKGGVLALCMNLFLLHESKEKKTIRHVFHKLNEVFVKGKQRGFTKQEFFETVKEVTGVDLKKEFNDYLEFPKPIPVDFYLDLIGIHRIQIDMVGETGFKTKEKNGNLFVQKILHRSDVDSIDLMLDDEILAINGKRASNSLLQKLEKNLRPGEKFHLILSRAGKVKETMVTAIGNYKTRKFVISEDCSVEKKELREYFLRNIV encoded by the coding sequence ATGGGAAAAGAGTTAGAAGGGAAAACAATCTCTTTGGAAGAGCAGTCTAAACCGGCTCTCAAATTACAATTTGAAGTCAGTATTTTTGACATTTACAAACATTATTACCAAGTCCGATTGTTTGTAGAAACAAACCAAAAAGAAATCACCTTTTGTTTACCCAGTTGGACTCCCGGATCTTATATGATCCGGGACTATGCCACTCACTTACACAAATTTAATGTACAAAATACGATCACAAAAGAAACAGTTTCATGGGAAATGGTTGATTTACACCGATGGAAACTAAACCAAGTCCCACCAAAATTTGAAATTTCTTACATCATCTATGCTTTCGAAGATTTTACAGTCAGAACCAATTACTTAGAAACTGAGTTTGGCTTTATCAATCCCCCTGCCCTCTTTTTATATCCAGAAGGAAAATTAGACACTCCCATGAGTGTGGAATTCAAAGTCTCAGAACTATTTCCAAACGTATATTGCAGTTTACCTCGGGATGAAAACAACCCTCATCAATTTTATGCAGATCATTTCGATGAACTTTTTGATTCACCATTCCAATTGAGTAAAAAAAACTCAGTTTTTTTTAGTGCCGGGACCACCAAACATGAATTACTCATAGAAGGTGATGTCCCATTTGATTTCAAAACAAAACTCACCAATGATTTACAAAAAATCGCAGAGACACAGATCCAGTGGATGGGAGAAAGTCCAAATTTATATTACCTTTTTGTTCTTAATTTAAGTTTACCAGCCTATGGTGGTTTGGAACACAAAGCATCTAGTATCAATTACTTTAATCCTGAACTCATTCATGATGATGAAGAATACAAACGACTTTTGGAACTTTTATCACATGAATATTTCCATCTTTGGAATATCAAACGCATCCGTCCGTTAGCCCTAGGTCCGTTTGATTACCAAAAACCGAACCTCACTCGGGAACTTTGGATTGCCGAAGGTTTTACTAGTTTTTATGATGCTTATTTTTTATTTCATTCTGGTTTTTTAAGTATTGAAGATTATTTAAACAAACTACAGTCCGATATTTTTTCATTGGAGGACAATGAAGCAGATTTTTGGATGAGTTTAGAAGAATCCTCCTTCACAGCTTGGACAAAATACTACAAACGAAACGGGAACAGTCATAACATCACTGTATCTTATTATACAAAAGGTGGAGTTCTTGCCTTGTGTATGAATTTATTTTTGTTACACGAATCGAAAGAGAAAAAAACAATCCGCCATGTATTTCACAAATTAAATGAAGTTTTTGTGAAAGGAAAACAAAGAGGATTCACCAAACAAGAATTCTTCGAAACAGTTAAAGAAGTGACTGGCGTTGACTTAAAAAAAGAATTTAATGATTATTTAGAATTCCCGAAACCAATTCCAGTTGATTTTTATCTTGATTTGATTGGAATCCATCGAATCCAAATTGATATGGTGGGAGAAACAGGATTCAAAACAAAAGAAAAAAATGGAAATTTATTTGTACAAAAAATCCTACATAGATCAGATGTTGATTCCATAGATTTAATGTTAGACGATGAAATTTTAGCTATCAACGGTAAAAGAGCAAGTAACTCACTTTTACAAAAATTGGAAAAAAATTTGAGACCTGGAGAAAAATTTCATCTCATTTTATCCCGAGCGGGGAAAGTCAAAGAAACAATGGTCACAGCGATCGGTAATTATAAAACAAGGAAATTTGTGATCTCAGAAGATTGTAGTGTAGAGAAAAAAGAACTCAGAGAATATTTTTTAAGGAACATTGTATAA
- a CDS encoding magnesium transporter CorA family protein, protein MPALFNYILTPSSKEEVLLDTPLPLSHKHPKHWIHITAENEEKLTFLFQKHNIHQLTIEDILNPNSRIKLEKFPNYIFFIFRGFHYERNQLTLKNFNFILTPNQIISLTLDYRESIGNMIEDWKTNNKVLSKGYEFIVHKILDIETDHTLAITQKIEERIDHFEDQIFSNAKSLDISNVYSLRSSLLSIKKGMLQNKEVLEDLEKIKNSFFSDEADAFFRDVRDHSIRILELVDSNIESISSALEAHIAISTRKTNEIMKILTIMTAIMLPMSLVAGIYGMNFRHMPTLEWEYGFVSAISAMGLLGFLMLVYFRIKRWY, encoded by the coding sequence ATGCCTGCATTATTTAATTACATTTTAACTCCATCCTCAAAAGAAGAAGTTTTGTTGGATACCCCACTCCCTCTCTCTCATAAACATCCGAAACATTGGATCCACATAACTGCCGAAAACGAAGAAAAGCTCACCTTTTTGTTCCAAAAACACAATATCCATCAGTTGACGATTGAAGATATTTTAAACCCAAACAGCCGGATCAAATTGGAAAAGTTCCCAAATTATATATTTTTTATATTTAGAGGATTCCATTATGAACGGAACCAACTGACATTGAAGAATTTCAACTTCATCTTAACTCCAAACCAAATCATCTCCCTTACATTAGATTATAGAGAAAGTATTGGTAATATGATCGAAGATTGGAAAACCAATAATAAAGTATTGTCAAAGGGGTATGAATTCATTGTACATAAAATTTTGGATATCGAAACAGATCATACTTTGGCCATCACACAAAAGATTGAAGAACGTATCGATCATTTTGAAGACCAAATTTTCAGCAATGCCAAATCACTCGATATCAGCAATGTGTATAGTTTAAGGTCTAGTTTACTCTCCATCAAAAAAGGGATGTTACAAAACAAAGAAGTATTGGAAGATTTGGAGAAAATCAAAAATAGTTTTTTTAGTGATGAAGCAGATGCTTTTTTTCGCGACGTAAGAGACCATTCCATTCGGATTTTGGAACTTGTTGATAGTAATATTGAATCAATCTCATCTGCACTCGAAGCTCATATCGCCATATCTACCAGAAAAACAAATGAAATCATGAAAATCCTTACCATCATGACAGCGATCATGTTACCCATGTCACTTGTAGCGGGGATTTATGGCATGAATTTTCGACATATGCCAACCTTAGAATGGGAATATGGTTTTGTATCTGCCATTAGTGCGATGGGACTACTCGGCTTTTTAATGTTAGTTTATTTTAGAATCAAACGTTGGTATTAA
- a CDS encoding SDR family NAD(P)-dependent oxidoreductase gives MEIKDSIVLVTGGSGGIGREIVRTLVLSGFSVWNLDKVRPLEPILQETYREVDLSETPFVVERSLSKIITESSGMGDLYGIVHTAGYGGPYHPITDVSIEEWESIFRINLTSLYLLSKIVLPIFKKLNFGRMVAIASSLSIVGSGNSVAYSASKHGLVGFIKSIADEWGKFGITANAVSPGYVDTSMGIQEDQISDHKSKIINITPVKRIAEPSEIARVVNFLLQKESGYITGSNWAVDGGITAI, from the coding sequence ATGGAAATCAAGGATTCGATTGTTCTCGTGACAGGTGGCAGTGGTGGGATTGGACGAGAAATCGTAAGAACCCTTGTTCTCTCAGGGTTTTCGGTTTGGAATCTGGACAAAGTCCGGCCCTTGGAACCCATTCTACAGGAAACCTATCGGGAAGTAGACCTTTCGGAAACCCCATTTGTGGTCGAAAGGAGTTTGTCTAAAATCATCACGGAGTCCTCAGGCATGGGAGATCTTTATGGGATTGTTCATACAGCAGGATATGGTGGACCTTACCATCCGATCACTGATGTCTCCATTGAAGAATGGGAGTCCATCTTCCGAATCAATCTCACAAGTTTGTATCTCCTATCTAAAATTGTATTACCGATTTTTAAGAAACTAAATTTTGGAAGGATGGTGGCCATTGCTTCTTCCTTATCAATTGTAGGATCGGGAAATTCTGTCGCTTATTCTGCCTCCAAACATGGGTTAGTTGGATTTATCAAGTCTATCGCAGATGAGTGGGGGAAATTTGGGATCACAGCGAATGCAGTGAGTCCAGGTTATGTGGATACAAGTATGGGCATTCAAGAAGACCAAATTTCAGATCATAAATCAAAAATTATCAATATAACGCCTGTCAAACGAATTGCAGAACCTTCGGAAATCGCTCGTGTTGTGAATTTCCTTCTGCAAAAAGAATCTGGTTACATCACAGGATCCAATTGGGCCGTTGATGGTGGGATCACTGCCATTTAA
- a CDS encoding SDR family oxidoreductase: protein MTQTKHVHIFGIGSGIGKGLYDRFLQDPTVSLFGFSRKGELPLNTFSKGEAGTFQFDATDQKDLRSFELSLAGMFGHNVLPSAPFYNRPELIVYFALGDGIFGPIDLLKKKELESHFELNVHSLILLSKFYSHHIPFFPNKATFVFLGSTAGKQGFSESVTYCASKHAVLGITRALREEWKPFGTKVVHVSLGAVATEIWDSRPEFDKNEMVSISDISEYLWSISQLPKSIFVDDLSITPKKGIL from the coding sequence ATGACACAAACAAAACACGTTCATATATTTGGCATTGGTTCTGGGATCGGCAAAGGTCTTTATGATCGTTTTTTACAGGATCCAACAGTTTCCCTCTTTGGATTTTCTAGAAAAGGGGAACTCCCTCTGAATACTTTCTCGAAAGGAGAAGCGGGGACATTCCAATTTGATGCCACCGACCAAAAAGACTTAAGGTCTTTCGAACTATCTCTTGCTGGAATGTTTGGTCACAATGTACTTCCCTCAGCACCTTTTTACAATCGTCCAGAACTCATTGTGTATTTTGCTTTGGGTGATGGAATCTTTGGACCCATTGACCTTCTGAAAAAAAAAGAGTTAGAATCTCATTTTGAACTGAACGTCCATTCCCTGATTTTGTTATCGAAATTCTATTCTCACCACATTCCTTTCTTTCCCAATAAAGCGACCTTTGTGTTTTTAGGATCCACTGCGGGCAAACAAGGTTTTAGCGAATCGGTAACCTATTGCGCTTCGAAACACGCGGTCCTTGGGATTACCCGTGCCCTCAGAGAAGAGTGGAAACCATTTGGAACCAAGGTGGTCCATGTGAGTCTTGGCGCCGTTGCGACCGAAATTTGGGACTCGAGACCTGAGTTTGACAAGAATGAGATGGTTTCAATTTCGGACATTTCCGAGTATTTGTGGAGTATTTCCCAGTTGCCAAAATCAATCTTTGTGGATGACTTATCCATTACCCCAAAAAAAGGAATTTTGTAG
- the mtnB gene encoding methylthioribulose 1-phosphate dehydratase, whose protein sequence is MDLITSLQEITKLSHLYYERQWMYATAGNLSTRDGSSRDQFWITASGKHKGELKDTDFVCVSVADGTLLKASDGLKPSAETSIHQVLYSQMPDIGCCLHVHTIDSNLLEFGVGKEEGSREIPIPPIEIIKAFGIWDEKPNLTMPVFYNHTHVPTIADEIKRYFISVGIPKVPFLLIEGHGPTVWGKSIAEANKHLEAVHFLLQVMARKV, encoded by the coding sequence TTGGATTTGATTACTTCCTTACAAGAAATTACCAAACTTTCTCATCTCTATTATGAACGGCAGTGGATGTATGCCACTGCTGGGAACCTCTCTACCCGTGATGGATCATCACGGGATCAGTTTTGGATCACAGCTTCTGGCAAACACAAAGGTGAATTAAAAGACACTGATTTTGTATGTGTTTCTGTGGCGGACGGAACTCTCCTCAAAGCCAGTGATGGATTAAAACCATCTGCTGAAACCAGTATCCACCAAGTGTTGTATTCGCAAATGCCAGACATTGGCTGCTGTTTGCATGTCCATACCATTGATTCCAACTTACTCGAGTTTGGTGTTGGAAAGGAAGAGGGTTCCCGTGAGATTCCCATTCCACCGATCGAAATCATCAAAGCATTTGGAATTTGGGATGAAAAACCAAATCTCACTATGCCAGTGTTTTATAATCACACTCATGTACCAACGATTGCAGATGAAATCAAACGTTACTTTATATCTGTTGGAATTCCTAAAGTTCCTTTCCTCCTCATTGAAGGGCATGGCCCAACGGTTTGGGGAAAGAGTATCGCGGAAGCCAACAAACATTTGGAAGCCGTTCATTTCCTTTTGCAAGTGATGGCACGTAAGGTATGA
- the efp gene encoding elongation factor P, producing the protein MNLGITEVKKGMILKIDNELYSVVKTEFVNPGKGSAFIRTKLKNIVRDSSIERTFKAAEKLESVDLERRKMQYCYADGDQIIFMDVNDYEQIPVSKDYVEDILPFMKEETPVEVAFYNDKPIGVTPPNFAILEVTYAEDGLKGDTTGLALKRVTVETGGEVQVPIFIKQGDTVKIDLRDLSYVERVNK; encoded by the coding sequence ATGAACTTAGGCATCACAGAAGTAAAAAAAGGAATGATCCTCAAAATAGACAATGAGCTTTATTCCGTCGTCAAAACAGAATTTGTAAACCCAGGAAAGGGGTCTGCATTCATCCGTACCAAACTGAAAAACATTGTCCGCGATTCCTCTATTGAAAGGACATTCAAAGCCGCTGAAAAATTAGAAAGTGTGGATTTGGAACGTCGTAAGATGCAGTATTGTTATGCGGATGGTGACCAGATCATTTTTATGGACGTCAATGATTACGAACAAATCCCTGTATCCAAAGATTATGTGGAAGACATCCTTCCGTTTATGAAAGAAGAAACACCGGTGGAAGTTGCATTTTACAACGACAAACCAATCGGTGTAACACCTCCTAACTTTGCTATATTGGAAGTAACCTATGCCGAAGATGGTTTAAAAGGGGACACAACAGGCCTTGCTCTCAAACGAGTGACAGTCGAAACTGGTGGAGAAGTCCAAGTTCCCATCTTCATCAAACAAGGTGACACAGTCAAAATCGATTTAAGAGATTTAAGTTACGTGGAGCGCGTCAACAAATAG
- a CDS encoding KamA family radical SAM protein, whose amino-acid sequence MTWSDWKWQLQNRITQLADLETKITLTTEERDSFAKAYDQFQFAVTPYYLGRIDNKDPHCPIRKQILPRAGELVRKQNETDDPLAEEIHMPVKGVTHRYPDRAIWYISHVCAVYCRFCTRKRKVSTPEETPNRSEWEKALDYFRGETKLKEVILSGGDPLTLSDSSLDYLLGELKKIPHLNQIRIHTRHPVTMPMRLTESLNSVFSKYFPLYMVTHFNHPNEISDETKFYVMRMIKEGHVSIFNQSVLLSGINDDANILSDLNYKLISIGIKPYYLHQCDEVFGSSDFVVPLEKGIEIYRKLRGFHSGITIPSYVKDLTGGGGKVLLSPDYLQKKTDKGYLFQNYLGDEYEVGH is encoded by the coding sequence ATGACTTGGTCCGATTGGAAATGGCAATTACAAAACCGCATCACGCAATTAGCGGATTTGGAAACCAAAATCACCCTCACAACAGAAGAGAGGGATTCCTTTGCAAAAGCCTATGACCAGTTCCAATTTGCAGTGACTCCCTATTACCTGGGACGCATAGACAACAAAGACCCCCATTGCCCCATCCGAAAACAAATCCTACCAAGGGCGGGAGAACTTGTCCGTAAACAGAATGAAACAGACGATCCCTTAGCGGAAGAAATCCATATGCCTGTGAAAGGTGTGACCCACCGGTACCCAGACCGAGCCATTTGGTACATTTCGCATGTTTGTGCTGTTTACTGTCGTTTCTGCACACGGAAACGAAAGGTTTCCACTCCCGAAGAAACACCCAATCGAAGTGAATGGGAAAAGGCATTGGACTACTTCCGTGGGGAAACTAAACTCAAAGAAGTGATTTTGTCGGGAGGAGACCCCCTCACCCTTTCTGATTCTTCCTTGGATTATCTTTTGGGTGAGTTAAAAAAAATCCCACACCTGAACCAAATCCGAATCCACACACGCCACCCCGTGACCATGCCCATGCGTCTCACCGAAAGTTTGAATTCTGTTTTTTCCAAATACTTCCCATTGTATATGGTCACTCATTTCAACCACCCGAATGAAATCTCAGACGAAACAAAATTTTATGTGATGAGAATGATCAAAGAAGGGCATGTTTCGATCTTCAACCAATCGGTGTTACTGTCAGGGATCAATGATGATGCCAACATACTTTCCGACTTAAACTACAAATTGATTTCGATTGGGATCAAACCCTATTACCTCCACCAATGCGATGAAGTGTTTGGCAGTTCTGATTTTGTTGTCCCTTTGGAAAAAGGAATTGAAATCTATCGCAAACTCAGGGGGTTCCATTCAGGGATTACCATCCCAAGTTATGTGAAAGACCTAACAGGTGGTGGTGGCAAAGTATTACTTTCTCCCGATTATCTGCAGAAAAAAACAGATAAAGGTTACCTTTTCCAAAATTATTTAGGAGATGAATATGAAGTGGGCCATTAA
- the msrB gene encoding peptide-methionine (R)-S-oxide reductase MsrB: MKRNLPFLFLSVVVFSMLFGFVCSPTAKESQKKPENPELRKKLTDLQYRVTQEDDTEPAFQNEYWNNHEEGIYVDIVSKEPLFSSKDKFESGTGWPSFTKPLVKANVVEIEDQSYGMSRTEVRSKLGDSHLGHVFDDGPKPTGKRYCMNSASMEFIPKSKLKERGYESFLSEFGK; the protein is encoded by the coding sequence ATGAAACGAAACTTACCCTTTTTGTTCCTTTCTGTGGTGGTATTTTCTATGTTGTTTGGTTTTGTTTGTTCTCCGACAGCCAAAGAGAGTCAAAAAAAGCCAGAAAATCCAGAATTACGAAAAAAACTCACTGATTTACAATACCGTGTAACGCAGGAAGACGATACGGAACCAGCCTTTCAAAATGAGTATTGGAACAACCATGAAGAAGGGATTTATGTGGATATCGTTTCCAAAGAACCACTTTTTAGCTCAAAAGATAAATTTGAATCAGGAACAGGTTGGCCTAGTTTTACCAAACCTCTGGTAAAGGCAAACGTAGTCGAAATCGAAGACCAATCTTATGGAATGAGCCGAACAGAAGTTAGGTCAAAACTCGGTGACTCGCATTTAGGGCATGTGTTTGATGATGGTCCCAAACCCACTGGCAAACGGTATTGTATGAATTCGGCTTCGATGGAATTTATTCCCAAATCAAAACTGAAGGAAAGAGGGTATGAATCCTTTTTGTCTGAGTTTGGTAAATGA